GGGAAACCCTCCGGCGTCCCGAAGTTGTTGACCTGCCGGCTCGCCGAGCCCGCACCCCGCAGCTCGACCGGGACCTTCTCCGCCGGCCCGTAGCGGGGCGCGAGCCGCCGCTCGCACCGGGCGCCCGCCAGCGCGAACCGCCCGCCGCCGCGGACGGTCACGTGGGCGTCGCGCGGCACGTAGGCGAAGTCGCTGACGCGGGCGAAGACGTTCTCGCGGCCCTCCAGCTCGAACCGCTCACCGTCGCACTCCACGGCGCACGACCCTGCCAGCGGAAGCACGATCGTCTCGAACTCGCCGGTGTCGAACGCGTGCGAGCCGCCTTCCGGCAGCTCCAGGACCCGCAGCCCCGAATACGCCCAACCGGCCGACTCGGGGGTCACGACGAGCCCGTACGGCGCTTCCGCGGCGGTTCCGGCGGGCAGGTGGTATTTCATCGTGGCTCCTTGAGGAGTTCGTCGACCTCGTCTTGCGTGGGCATCGCGTCGGAGCAGGCGATGCGGGACGCGACGATCGCTCCCGCGGCACCAGCGAACTCGACGAGCCGCCGCAGTCCCCATCCGGCGAGGAGGCCGTGGCAGACGGCGCCGCCGAACGCGTCCCCGGCGCCGAGTCCGTTGACGACGTCCACCTTGACCGGGGGCACTTCCACGACCTCGTCGGCCGTCGCCGCGAGGACGCCTTCCGGGCCCATCTTCACGATGGCGAGTTCCGGGCCGCGGGCCAGGATCGCGCGGGCGGCGGCGCGCGGCTCCCGCTCCCCCACGGCGACCTCGCACTCCTCCAGGTTTCCGACCGCGACCGTCGCCCGTTCCAAGGCGAGGCCCGCCCAGTGCGGAGCCTCCGATGGGTCGTCCCACAGCATCGGCCGGTAGTCGAGGTCGATGACGGTCTGCCCGGGGTGCTCCCCCAGCGCGGTCAGGGTGGCCTCCCGGCTGGGCTCCTGGGAAAGGCCCGTGACCGTGGCCCAGACGATGCGCGCCGAGCGGATCGCGTCGAGGTCGAGCTCCTCTGGGCGGATCTCCAGGTCGGGCGCCTTGGGGTAGCGGTAGAAGTACAGCGGGAAGTCGTCCGGCGGGAAGATCTCGCAGAAGGCCAGCGGCGTCGGCAGGCCGGGGACGGCGGTGACGAACCGGTCGTCCACTCCGTAGCCCCGGAGGGCCTTGTGGACGAACCGGCCGAAGGGGTCCTCTCCCGTGCGCGTGACGACGGCGGTCCGGCGGCCGTACCTGGCCGCCGCCACGGCGACGTTGGTCGGGCTGCCGCCGAGGTACTTGCCGAACGTCTCGACGTCCTCCAGCGGCGTGCCCACCTGGTTCGGATAGACGTCGACGCTGACCCGCCCCATCGTGATGAGGTCGAACGTCATCGGGCCACCCCGGCGAGGTAGTCGAGGCTCCTGCGGACGTCGCCGTACGGTCCGGCGCCCTCCTCGGGCTCGCCGGCCAGGACGGTGTCCTGCTCCATCACCCACCAGCCTTCGTAACCGGCGATCTCCAGGGTGCGGATGATGTCGGGGATGTCGATGTCGCCGT
The sequence above is a segment of the Actinomadura coerulea genome. Coding sequences within it:
- the iolB gene encoding 5-deoxy-glucuronate isomerase, which encodes MKYHLPAGTAAEAPYGLVVTPESAGWAYSGLRVLELPEGGSHAFDTGEFETIVLPLAGSCAVECDGERFELEGRENVFARVSDFAYVPRDAHVTVRGGGRFALAGARCERRLAPRYGPAEKVPVELRGAGSASRQVNNFGTPEGFPFAEKLIACEVLTPAGCWSSFPPHKHDEQGPGESVLEEIYYFEVARDGMAYQRVYGSPGRPIDVLAEVRSGDAVLIPHGWHGPSMAPPGHDLYYLNVMAGPSPERAWRICDDPEHAWIRGTWEGLPVDPRLPLTSAEGRS
- the iolC gene encoding 5-dehydro-2-deoxygluconokinase, yielding MTFDLITMGRVSVDVYPNQVGTPLEDVETFGKYLGGSPTNVAVAAARYGRRTAVVTRTGEDPFGRFVHKALRGYGVDDRFVTAVPGLPTPLAFCEIFPPDDFPLYFYRYPKAPDLEIRPEELDLDAIRSARIVWATVTGLSQEPSREATLTALGEHPGQTVIDLDYRPMLWDDPSEAPHWAGLALERATVAVGNLEECEVAVGEREPRAAARAILARGPELAIVKMGPEGVLAATADEVVEVPPVKVDVVNGLGAGDAFGGAVCHGLLAGWGLRRLVEFAGAAGAIVASRIACSDAMPTQDEVDELLKEPR